DNA from Numida meleagris isolate 19003 breed g44 Domestic line chromosome 9, NumMel1.0, whole genome shotgun sequence:
AGTGAATGTAGTTTATAGGTCAGTGGAACCTGCTGGAAGACACGTCTTTGTTACTGAATTATAGTTAATCCATTAATTTAGATGTTGATCACTATTACTTTTTCAGTTCATCTGATAAAAGTGTAAAAGTTTGGGATGCTGGAACAAGAACCTGTGTTCATACTTTCTTCGACCACCAAGACCAGGTATGTTAGCGATTTAAAATTGTTCTGTCCACTGTTGCAGCATTAAGTCATTATCTTAACAGGAAAACTTAAGCTGTGCCATTATGCGGGTTTGTGTTTAAAATTAGAACTACAGCTTTGGGATTTCATTTCATCTTGCTATAATGAAATCCTCAAAGTGTTAGTAATTTTTAGACACTTAATATTATACTAGCATTTCAAGGGTATAGGTAGGCATCTTCCCTGTAACCCATTTTTAGAGGTTCGAAAGAGGACAGTCCTGGATGGCTGAAGGGATTCTTACCCACCTGTACTTCTTGTCTGTGTTCTTATTTATCACTTAAGACAGCATGCAAACGTGTAATGGGGGGATTACTGAAGAAAAGCTTGATAAACAGCCTTAATACTTGAGACCTCTTCCTTCTTAGATGTCTGTCCTACCTTATTGTAGACTCCTCAAGAGAGGAACTGAGGAGTGCATAAATCAAGCCTAACACTTTCAAATGGGGGCAAGTACACATTAGTACTTTTCAGGAATACATAGGATGCATGATCTGTGGTCACTAGGAAAGTAAAATCTTTCCAGACAACTAGAGGGCACACTGCTATTAAAAGAAGGAGGTGTAACTGAATCCGCTCTAATGGGGTATTCTTTTAATGATCCTCTTTTGCTTCTAGTCAGTATATATAACTTGCTGcaaagacaaatacatttttgccTCAGTGTCTTCCTTGATAACCTTTTGTATGTCCTATTTGCAGGTTTGGGGTGTGAAATACAATGGAAGTGGGTCCAAAATTGTGTCTGTTGGAGATGACCAAGAAATCCATATTTATGACTGTCCTGTTTAAACACCTTGACTTAAATGCTTTGGTTTACTGCTGTGGCATTTCTTAGAAATACTACAATCCTtgtattattacttttttaatattaaaaagcattttggtAATGCTGAAAAGATGAGACATTCATTTGTAGTTTCAATTCTGCTTAGCATGAAagctttacttttttaaaataaaagctacagctgcaattaattcatttttggaaaaacatttttagaggGATGTAGTCATGTAAAGTAACTGCTCAGTTAATCTACCCCTGGTATTTGTTCCCTGCCTTTACACATAAATAGATGAGAGCTAGAAATTGTTGTTCAAGCTGGTCAAACTTATTTTAGGAGAAGGGAAAGTGATGGACATTAGGAGAGGCTTTGCTCATCTTCATGTTGCTCCTGCAAGGGAGAGAGGGTCATCTAAGTTGAACAGCTGTTCCAATAACTGTATGGTGACAGGTGCCTGATCATGATTTAATCTCAGTAAGGGGTAGTACCTCTCTTTAAGTCTGACTTCAGTAATTCTGCTGCAAGAAAGGCAGCTCAGAGGGATAAGTCATTTGACTATGCTGTCTCGTGGTATTAGAGAAGGGGAGTAGCATACTCAAGGCAGGTAGTTTTGTAATAATATTCATCTTAGTCTAGGCTAAAATACCCACTCCAAGAGGAAACAATACTTTCTAGAAAAGGTTGAGGTACTGATCTGTCAAAAACCTAAGTTCTATGCTTTATTTACAAGTACTATTACGGTGTATGTCATTCTGAAGCATGTAGAGGACACTACACAGATTAAGGTTATAGGATCTCTCAGTTACATAGAGCtaagaactaaaaaaaacacGCTAGCCTATTATAGAGGAGAAGATTATTATGGAAGCAGTAATGGGGAAAGACACTTTTGATATGCAAAAGGAATACAGCTAATAGGGTTGCAGCATGCAAAGTTGAGTATACAAACGAGAGCAGGAAGAGATTCTAGATTGGCTTAGTAAGTACAAGAGAAAACATAAAAGGTGAAGTTCTATTTATTAGAAGTAACTTCTGCTATGTtttattctatgaaattaatttttcagtatgaaaatatttacataagaCACTACTCAACTTCTATCAGTATTGTGAGAGTCTTATATAAATAGCATTGGTGAAATAAATTGAGAACCTTCACAGCACGAAGAAACATACCAACTCAGTTGGTTCTCAGCTGTGTGACATTTGCTTTATATATAAAGACAAGAACACAATATAAAttagttacaaaaaaaaagtgatactGACAGCGCAGCAACTCAATTTGCTGAACACAAAGACCACAAGCAGTGGCTATTACAGCCATGCAGTTTTCATTgtgaaaatttacattttagGCAATATCAACTCCACCTCAATTTAAGATGTCTGACACTGTACACCTGTTCTTGGACCCTCCTCATCTTCTTCATATGCTTCTCCTCCACTGTTACGGTAGGTTTGCTCACTTGGGTCAAAATCTTCAAGGTCTACTTGATCCATCTCATCTGTAATCATAACATCTTCTCTTGGAGGAAGTAGAGCCTCCAGCAGATTGAGCTTCTCCCTTGGaagccagtgctgctctggaaaCTGGacctgtaatttattttaaataagttatTCCTGATGCTAATAATTCTTTCACTAGAGTAAATAAGCAGTCACTTACCAGAAACTGTATAATTAAGCTGCCTCTGTCCATTGGAGATTTGTAGATTGGCATCCCTTCATTGTAGATGCACTTCAGGTCACCATGTTTGATCACTTCACCTACACAGAAGTTGTAAGTTGTAAACTTATGTCATGTAAAATTGCTTAACTatcaaaagcaattttcagatttctgaagaCTGCAGAAAATTGCAGACTGAGGAGTACTAAACTGAATAGAAGAACACTGAAATAAGCTCCTTAAGAATATTTCTTCTacagtaaaagaagaaaaagtcagcTTCTCTTAGCAGAGCCTCCAGGCTGAATTAGCAGATGATCTAATACAGTTTATAAGCTTAAATCCCATAATTGAGGTAGAGATTTCATAAGAAGCATTTGACAGCTTTAGCTGTAATTCCATATGCAATATTTAGTTGTCAGTCTTTTCAATCCTGAATTAAATGACTGCAAGTATAATTATAGTTTGTTGCAGCAGTTGATTAAGAACAGACACAGCATAATCAAACAAGCACTTTGTATGTCATAAGACTTCTGAAGACCTACCTGCTCTAGATGATATGACAAGGACTCTGTTATCAAGAGTTTCAATAGTCTTTTTGAAACCACATAAAGCCTCTGAGAGTTGAATTCTCATTTTTGTAACTAAGTCATGGCCTCGTCTCTGAAAAACACTATGATCCTTTTGATCAAGCACAATGATAACATCACCAGGCTCCAGATCAGGCTCCTGGTCACCTTCTCCATGAAACACTATCTTTTGACCATCTTTCATACCTacaggatgaaaaagaaaactgt
Protein-coding regions in this window:
- the DNAJA4 gene encoding dnaJ homolog subfamily A member 4 isoform X2; the encoded protein is MQVLVQQIGPGMVQQIQTVCPECKGQGERINPKDRCDNCNGCKVVREKKIIEVHVEKGMKDGQKIVFHGEGDQEPDLEPGDVIIVLDQKDHSVFQRRGHDLVTKMRIQLSEALCGFKKTIETLDNRVLVISSRAGEVIKHGDLKCIYNEGMPIYKSPMDRGSLIIQFLVQFPEQHWLPREKLNLLEALLPPREDVMITDEMDQVDLEDFDPSEQTYRNSGGEAYEEDEEGPRTGVQCQTS